In one window of Vicinamibacterales bacterium DNA:
- a CDS encoding GyrI-like domain-containing protein, translated as MSEPALHTIKLERLAAVPLAVVRRQAQGAALARVVPECCGLVWNALRAQGLRGGRHVAVYRDDAITLDVGVEFDGPFDGAGEVVASATPAGLAASTIHLGPYGGLGAAHDAVRQWCESHGHRLAGPRWEIYGHWQPEWNEHPSRIRTDVFYLLGESPIVNAIETTSRPEAGRHTTRLASGA; from the coding sequence ATGAGTGAACCGGCCCTCCACACCATCAAGCTCGAACGCCTCGCTGCCGTGCCGCTCGCCGTCGTCCGGCGGCAGGCGCAGGGCGCCGCCCTCGCGCGCGTCGTGCCGGAGTGCTGCGGACTGGTGTGGAACGCGTTGCGCGCGCAAGGCCTCCGCGGTGGACGGCACGTCGCGGTCTACCGGGACGACGCGATCACGCTGGATGTCGGCGTCGAGTTCGACGGGCCGTTCGACGGCGCCGGTGAGGTCGTGGCGTCGGCCACCCCGGCGGGATTGGCCGCTTCGACGATCCACCTCGGCCCGTATGGCGGCCTTGGCGCCGCGCACGACGCGGTCCGCCAGTGGTGCGAGAGCCACGGCCATCGGCTCGCGGGTCCTCGGTGGGAGATCTACGGCCACTGGCAGCCCGAGTGGAACGAACATCCGTCGCGCATCCGCACGGATGTCTTCTACCTGCTGGGCGAGTCGCCGATCGTGAACGCGATCGAGACCACGTCCCGGCCGGAGGCGGGGCGCCACACAACGAGGCTTGCGTCCGGCGCGTAA
- a CDS encoding DNA polymerase ligase N-terminal domain-containing protein: MVLEKYKQKRNFTSTPEPAGDVTLAAERAGREPAAGLFFCVQKHLASHLHYDFRLEYKGVLLSWAVPKGPSLDPKTKRLAMHVEDHPIEYGTFEGVIPSGYGAGIVMLWDQGTWTPQVDDVDAALKKGDLKFTLDGYKLKGSWVLVRTGGRYPGARGGDGARSWLLIKHRDDWAGDVDITEFAPKSVKSDGDFADILADGDPEIWISNRPAQGGETGAMFEKIVRRALEMKGAAPEPAAPAKTARRKAAARPRAARTSTKSTKKR, translated from the coding sequence ATGGTTCTCGAGAAATACAAACAGAAGCGGAACTTCACCTCCACGCCCGAGCCCGCGGGCGACGTGACGCTGGCGGCCGAGCGTGCCGGACGCGAGCCGGCGGCGGGGCTGTTCTTCTGCGTGCAGAAGCACCTCGCCAGCCATCTGCACTACGACTTCCGCCTCGAATACAAGGGCGTGCTGCTCTCGTGGGCGGTGCCGAAGGGTCCGTCGCTCGATCCGAAGACGAAGCGGCTCGCGATGCACGTCGAGGATCATCCGATCGAGTACGGCACCTTCGAGGGGGTGATCCCGTCCGGCTACGGCGCCGGAATCGTGATGCTGTGGGATCAGGGCACGTGGACGCCGCAGGTCGACGATGTGGATGCGGCGCTGAAGAAGGGGGATCTGAAGTTCACGCTGGACGGCTACAAGCTCAAGGGATCGTGGGTGCTGGTGCGGACCGGCGGCCGGTACCCCGGCGCGCGCGGCGGCGACGGAGCGCGCTCGTGGCTGCTGATCAAGCACCGCGATGACTGGGCGGGGGACGTCGACATCACCGAGTTCGCGCCGAAGAGCGTGAAGAGCGACGGGGATTTCGCCGACATCCTCGCCGACGGCGACCCGGAGATCTGGATCTCGAATCGTCCGGCACAGGGCGGCGAGACCGGCGCGATGTTCGAGAAGATCGTCCGGCGCGCGCTGGAGATGAAAGGGGCGGCGCCGGAACCGGCGGCGCCCGCGAAGACGGCCAGGCGCAAGGCGGCAGCCCGTCCGCGCGCGGCCAGGACCTCGACCAAGTCCACGAAGAAGCGGTGA
- a CDS encoding peptide MFS transporter, which produces MPTPVKDAAAVALDTRFFGHPRGLSTLFFTEMWERFSYYGMRALLILFMTAPLAAGGLGFDTATAGAIYGLYTSMVYMMTLPGGWVADRLIGQRRAVLYGGILIASGHFCMAFPSLATFYLGLFLIVIGTGLLKGNVSVIVGYLYAPEDKRRDAGFSIFYMGINMGAFFAPIICGYLGQNISWHIGFAAAGVGMTVGLIQYVLGSKHLGDVGLRPAPSESPAAAARLRTRALIFGAILLALAAGFAIGTYTGALPVTATQISDAAGYFLLFLTLGFFGWLFSTSEWTPEERRRLYAIAALFLAAGVFWSVFEQAGSTLNLFADRNTRTSFAGMPFPSSWFQSANSLFLWLLAPVFAWIWIRLGAIDKEPSSPAKFAIGLVFVAAGFAILIPAAQMSQQGIQVSPMWLTATYILHTIGELCLSPVGLSAMTKLAPVRIAGLVMGIWFLATSVGNYIGGRVSGFYESFPLPSLFGAVASFGLAVAIVMFALTPPIKRLMGRVN; this is translated from the coding sequence ATGCCGACCCCAGTGAAGGATGCCGCGGCCGTCGCGCTCGACACCCGGTTCTTCGGGCACCCCCGCGGGCTCTCGACGCTGTTCTTCACGGAGATGTGGGAGCGCTTCAGCTACTACGGGATGCGCGCGCTCCTCATCCTGTTCATGACGGCGCCGCTCGCGGCGGGCGGGCTCGGCTTCGACACCGCGACCGCCGGGGCGATTTACGGCCTCTACACCTCGATGGTCTACATGATGACGCTGCCCGGAGGGTGGGTGGCGGACCGGCTGATCGGGCAGCGACGCGCCGTGCTCTACGGCGGCATCCTCATCGCGTCGGGGCATTTCTGCATGGCGTTCCCGTCGCTGGCCACGTTCTATCTCGGCCTGTTCCTCATCGTGATCGGCACCGGTCTGCTGAAGGGGAACGTCAGCGTCATCGTCGGCTATCTCTACGCCCCGGAGGACAAACGGCGGGACGCCGGGTTCTCGATCTTCTACATGGGGATCAACATGGGGGCGTTCTTCGCGCCGATCATCTGCGGATATCTCGGACAGAACATCAGCTGGCACATCGGCTTCGCCGCGGCGGGCGTCGGAATGACCGTGGGGTTGATCCAGTACGTGCTCGGCAGCAAGCACCTCGGAGACGTCGGCCTGAGGCCGGCGCCGTCGGAGAGCCCGGCTGCCGCTGCCCGCCTCCGCACGCGGGCCCTGATTTTCGGCGCGATCCTGCTGGCGCTCGCGGCCGGCTTCGCGATCGGGACGTACACCGGCGCGCTGCCGGTGACCGCCACGCAGATCTCGGATGCGGCGGGCTACTTCCTGCTGTTCCTGACGCTCGGCTTTTTCGGATGGCTCTTCAGCACCAGCGAGTGGACGCCGGAGGAACGCCGGCGGCTCTACGCGATCGCCGCGCTCTTCCTGGCGGCCGGCGTGTTCTGGTCGGTGTTCGAGCAGGCGGGCTCGACGCTCAATCTGTTCGCGGATCGCAACACGCGGACCTCGTTCGCCGGGATGCCGTTCCCGAGCAGCTGGTTCCAGTCGGCGAACTCGCTGTTCCTGTGGCTTCTCGCGCCCGTCTTCGCCTGGATCTGGATTCGCCTCGGGGCGATCGACAAGGAACCTTCCAGTCCGGCGAAGTTCGCGATCGGGCTGGTGTTCGTGGCAGCCGGGTTCGCGATCCTGATCCCTGCGGCGCAGATGTCCCAGCAGGGGATCCAGGTCAGCCCGATGTGGCTGACGGCGACCTACATCCTGCACACGATCGGCGAGCTCTGCCTCAGTCCGGTCGGATTGAGCGCGATGACGAAGCTGGCGCCCGTCCGCATTGCCGGCCTCGTCATGGGCATCTGGTTCCTGGCGACCTCGGTGGGCAACTACATCGGCGGGCGGGTGTCGGGCTTCTACGAATCGTTTCCGCTGCCCTCGCTGTTCGGCGCCGTGGCGAGCTTCGGGCTGGCGGTCGCCATCGTGATGTTCGCGCTGACGCCGCCCATCAAGCGGCTCATGGGCCGCGTCAACTGA
- a CDS encoding CUAEP/CCAEP-tail radical SAM protein: MNVVLISTYDLGRQPFGLASPAAFLRGAGHEVRPVDVTREKLREDDIRQAGVVAFYLPMHTATRLALPVMDRVRALNPSAHLCAYGLYAPLNADVLREHGVHTILGPEFERALVDLCSPGGFRVQPDDPLPRITFVTPDRSDLPPLTRYASLQIGDERRVAGYTEATRGCKHRCRHCPIVPVYDGRFRAVDAGVVLADVRAQVAAGAQHITFGDPDFFNGPTHALRIVEALARECPGVSYDVTIKVEHLKNHAAVLPRLRDTGCAFVTCAVESFDDEVLEKLEKGHTHADFAAVVEHCRAIGLTLSPTFVAFTPWTTLDGYAAMLQEIDRLHLVPAVAPIQYAIRLLIPQGSRMLELPEVRRVVTGFNPASLAHGWRHPDPRVDALQQEIERLVGSRLNAPRDEMFGRAWDLAHAAAASVPPAREPLVSRAAVPYLNEPWYC, translated from the coding sequence ATGAACGTGGTTCTGATCAGCACCTACGACCTCGGACGGCAGCCCTTCGGCCTGGCCTCGCCGGCGGCGTTCCTGCGCGGCGCCGGGCACGAGGTGCGGCCCGTCGACGTGACGCGGGAGAAGCTCCGCGAGGACGACATCCGGCAGGCCGGTGTGGTCGCGTTCTACCTGCCGATGCACACGGCGACCCGCCTCGCGCTGCCGGTGATGGATCGGGTGCGCGCGCTGAATCCGTCGGCGCATCTCTGCGCCTACGGGCTGTACGCGCCGCTGAATGCCGACGTCCTGCGCGAGCACGGCGTACACACGATCCTCGGCCCCGAGTTCGAGCGTGCCCTGGTCGATCTCTGCTCCCCCGGCGGCTTTCGCGTTCAGCCGGACGATCCGCTCCCGCGGATCACGTTCGTCACACCCGATCGCTCCGATCTCCCGCCGCTCACACGCTATGCCTCGCTGCAGATTGGCGACGAGCGCCGCGTCGCCGGCTACACGGAAGCGACGCGGGGGTGCAAACACCGCTGCCGGCATTGCCCGATCGTGCCCGTGTACGACGGACGGTTCCGCGCGGTGGACGCCGGCGTGGTCCTCGCCGACGTCCGCGCGCAGGTCGCCGCCGGGGCGCAGCACATCACGTTCGGCGACCCGGACTTCTTCAACGGCCCGACGCACGCGCTGCGCATCGTCGAGGCGCTGGCGCGCGAGTGTCCGGGTGTCAGCTACGACGTGACCATCAAAGTCGAGCACCTGAAGAACCATGCCGCGGTGCTGCCGCGGCTCCGCGACACGGGCTGCGCGTTCGTGACCTGCGCGGTCGAGTCGTTCGACGACGAGGTGCTCGAGAAGCTCGAGAAAGGGCACACCCACGCCGATTTCGCCGCCGTGGTCGAGCACTGTCGCGCGATCGGCCTCACGCTGTCGCCGACGTTCGTCGCGTTCACGCCGTGGACGACGCTCGACGGCTACGCCGCGATGCTGCAGGAGATCGATCGGCTGCACCTGGTGCCGGCGGTCGCCCCGATCCAGTACGCCATCCGGCTGCTGATTCCGCAGGGCTCGCGGATGCTGGAGCTGCCGGAGGTGCGTCGGGTGGTGACCGGCTTCAACCCCGCCTCGCTGGCGCATGGCTGGCGCCATCCCGATCCGCGCGTCGACGCGTTGCAGCAGGAGATAGAGCGGCTGGTCGGGTCGCGCCTGAACGCACCGCGGGACGAGATGTTCGGGCGGGCCTGGGATCTCGCGCACGCCGCGGCGGCCTCGGTGCCCCCGGCGCGCGAACCGCTGGTGTCCCGCGCCGCGGTGCCCTACTTGAACGAGCCTTGGTACTGTTGA
- a CDS encoding beta-N-acetylhexosaminidase, producing the protein MAIDHRTLAIALVLALAAGACARAPRPNMPRPSPVREPAAPAMQQLIPLPKQLDLASGAPFAIGASTVIGVTSADPAAARSARELAEWIRRATGLRLGSQASAGNRIDIAIDPARQALGPEGYELTIEAQRLALSAAAPAGLFYGVQTLRQLLPPWAEHEAVLFPQPRTVTLPALRIVDTPRFAWRGAMLDVARHFFAPDDVKRYIDLLALHKMNRLHLHLSDDQGWRIEIRKWPDLTAKGGATEVGGTPGGFYTQEQYKDLVAYAAERFITIVPEIDMPGHTNAALSSYPALNCNRQAPPPFTGTDVGFSSLCVDNEDTYRFIDDVVGEIAALTPGPYFHMGGDEVKTLEPEKYRAFVERVQSIVQKHGREMIGWDEIAAATLLPTTIVQHWRPDAARTELARAPRLILSPANRLYLDMKYDADTALGLRWAALIPVEAAYGWDPATLLPDVPPGRILGIEAALWSETLATIRDVEFMAMPRLAIAAEKAWASPVEQQGWPQFRERLGAQGPRWTAMGINFYRAPGVPWK; encoded by the coding sequence ATGGCGATTGACCATCGCACTCTGGCGATCGCGCTGGTCCTTGCACTCGCGGCCGGCGCCTGCGCGCGCGCGCCGCGCCCGAACATGCCGCGGCCGTCGCCGGTCCGCGAGCCCGCCGCTCCGGCCATGCAGCAGCTCATTCCGCTCCCGAAACAGCTCGACCTCGCCAGTGGCGCCCCCTTCGCGATCGGCGCGTCCACCGTCATCGGCGTGACCTCGGCGGATCCCGCGGCCGCGCGCAGCGCGCGCGAGCTCGCCGAATGGATCCGCCGCGCCACCGGACTGCGCCTCGGATCGCAGGCATCGGCCGGCAACCGGATCGACATCGCGATCGATCCGGCGCGGCAGGCGCTCGGCCCGGAAGGGTACGAACTGACCATCGAGGCGCAGCGCCTGGCGCTGAGCGCCGCGGCGCCGGCAGGGCTCTTCTACGGCGTTCAGACGCTCCGGCAGCTGCTGCCGCCGTGGGCCGAGCACGAGGCGGTGCTGTTCCCGCAGCCGCGCACGGTGACGCTGCCGGCGCTCCGCATCGTCGACACGCCGCGGTTCGCCTGGCGGGGCGCGATGCTCGACGTCGCGCGCCATTTCTTCGCCCCGGACGACGTCAAGCGGTACATCGACCTGCTGGCGCTCCACAAGATGAACCGCCTGCACCTGCACCTCTCGGACGATCAGGGCTGGCGGATCGAGATCAGGAAGTGGCCGGATCTCACGGCGAAGGGCGGCGCGACCGAGGTCGGCGGCACCCCGGGCGGGTTCTACACGCAGGAGCAGTACAAGGATCTCGTCGCCTACGCCGCCGAGCGGTTCATCACGATCGTGCCCGAGATCGACATGCCCGGGCACACCAACGCGGCGTTGTCGTCCTATCCGGCGCTCAACTGCAACCGCCAGGCGCCGCCGCCGTTCACCGGCACCGACGTCGGGTTCAGCTCGCTGTGTGTCGACAACGAGGACACCTACCGGTTCATCGACGACGTGGTGGGGGAGATCGCCGCGCTCACGCCTGGTCCGTACTTCCACATGGGCGGCGACGAGGTGAAGACCCTCGAGCCGGAGAAGTACCGCGCGTTCGTGGAGCGGGTGCAGAGCATCGTGCAGAAGCACGGGCGCGAGATGATCGGCTGGGACGAGATCGCGGCGGCCACGCTGCTGCCGACGACGATCGTGCAGCACTGGCGCCCGGACGCGGCGAGGACCGAGCTGGCGCGCGCGCCGCGTCTGATTCTCTCGCCGGCGAACCGCCTGTATCTGGACATGAAGTACGACGCCGACACCGCGCTGGGCCTGCGGTGGGCGGCGCTGATCCCGGTGGAGGCGGCGTATGGCTGGGATCCGGCGACGCTGCTCCCCGACGTCCCGCCCGGCAGGATTCTCGGCATCGAGGCGGCGCTCTGGTCCGAAACGCTCGCCACCATCCGCGACGTGGAGTTCATGGCGATGCCGCGGCTCGCCATCGCCGCCGAGAAGGCATGGGCGAGTCCGGTGGAACAACAGGGGTGGCCGCAGTTCCGCGAGCGCCTCGGCGCGCAGGGCCCGCGCTGGACCGCCATGGGGATCAACTTCTACCGTGCCCCCGGCGTGCCGTGGAAGTGA
- a CDS encoding ATP-grasp domain-containing protein yields MTRVLLFSHTTGYQLRAFDDAAARLGIELVFATDRCHRLDDPWQDRAIPVRFYDIPLSLDRIFRRAREFPVGGILAVGDRPVVLAAHVAQALGIRWHSVAGAEASTDKCRSRVLLATAGLPAPRFAIRNLRAALRDLRPGLGDPRPDVSFPVVLKPVGLSGSRGVIRANDDEEYAEAFDRIRALLARPDVRAARTGLEDEILVEQYIDGDEFALEGVLTDGVLRVFALFDKPDPLVGPFFEETIYVTPSRTAPELQSRIAKAVEAAAHALGLGHGPVHAECRMTPQGEIYILEVAARPIGGLCSRVLTFASPPVSLEMVLLQHAIGQSIDRYTREPDAAAVMMIPIPRRGIFKRMNGVEAASRVAGVSEIRITAKEGQMLEPLPEAGSYLGFLFARGGRPEDAERAVRDAHALLDPEIAPALLADARG; encoded by the coding sequence ATGACACGAGTTCTCCTCTTCTCTCACACGACCGGATACCAGCTGCGCGCGTTCGACGACGCGGCGGCGCGGCTCGGGATCGAACTGGTGTTTGCGACCGATCGTTGTCATCGGCTCGATGACCCGTGGCAGGACCGCGCAATTCCGGTGCGGTTCTACGACATCCCGCTGTCGCTGGATCGGATCTTCCGCCGCGCGCGGGAGTTTCCGGTCGGCGGCATTCTCGCCGTCGGCGACCGTCCCGTCGTCCTCGCCGCGCACGTTGCGCAGGCGCTGGGCATCCGGTGGCACTCCGTCGCCGGCGCCGAGGCGAGCACCGACAAGTGCCGGTCGAGGGTGCTGCTCGCGACCGCGGGGCTGCCCGCGCCCCGCTTCGCCATCCGCAACCTGCGCGCCGCGCTGAGAGACCTGCGACCCGGCCTCGGCGATCCGCGGCCGGACGTCAGCTTTCCCGTCGTCTTGAAGCCGGTGGGGCTCTCCGGCAGCCGCGGCGTCATTCGCGCGAACGACGACGAGGAGTACGCGGAGGCGTTCGACCGGATCAGGGCGCTGCTGGCGCGGCCGGACGTGCGCGCCGCGCGGACCGGCCTCGAAGACGAGATCCTGGTCGAGCAGTACATCGACGGCGACGAGTTCGCGCTCGAAGGCGTCCTGACCGACGGCGTCCTGCGCGTGTTTGCGCTGTTCGACAAGCCCGATCCGCTCGTCGGGCCGTTCTTCGAGGAAACGATCTACGTGACGCCGTCGCGCACCGCACCGGAGCTCCAGTCCCGCATCGCGAAGGCGGTGGAGGCGGCGGCCCACGCGCTCGGCCTCGGACACGGCCCCGTTCACGCGGAGTGCCGTATGACACCACAGGGTGAGATTTACATACTCGAGGTGGCCGCACGTCCGATTGGCGGACTCTGTTCGCGCGTGCTGACGTTCGCGTCCCCCCCGGTTTCGCTCGAGATGGTGCTGCTGCAGCACGCGATAGGGCAGTCGATCGATCGCTACACGCGTGAACCGGACGCCGCGGCGGTGATGATGATTCCCATCCCGCGGCGGGGCATCTTCAAGCGGATGAACGGCGTCGAGGCCGCGTCGCGGGTGGCGGGCGTGAGCGAGATCCGCATCACCGCCAAGGAGGGACAGATGCTCGAACCGCTTCCGGAAGCAGGCAGTTATCTCGGCTTCCTCTTCGCGCGGGGCGGGCGCCCCGAAGACGCGGAGCGTGCGGTTCGCGACGCGCACGCGCTGCTCGATCCCGAGATTGCGCCGGCGCTGTTGGCCGACGCGCGGGGGTGA